The following are encoded together in the Bacillus sp. V2I10 genome:
- a CDS encoding TetR/AcrR family transcriptional regulator, protein MARKKQNSEYESLDQSKIIQTAIDLINKDGLKKLSMRNVANALNTSAASLYWHIENKYELLQLLSEQISKNISFPDSSKEWYEQLIELGNEFRQALLSIRDSVEIMTETVPMTPDRLQLIENIYRILINAGFRSEDVPATASLFNNYVLSFVRDEMIQVQIAKIQGLEVNEAFEQARNMFQSLPVSKYPSLVELADYSVSINSDKQFEFGLQVLLDGLNKRLQQ, encoded by the coding sequence ATGGCTAGAAAAAAACAAAATTCAGAATATGAATCGCTGGATCAAAGTAAAATTATTCAAACAGCGATCGACTTGATTAATAAAGATGGCTTAAAAAAACTGTCTATGAGAAATGTGGCGAACGCCCTTAATACAAGTGCTGCATCTCTATATTGGCACATCGAAAATAAATATGAATTATTACAGTTATTATCTGAGCAGATCTCTAAAAATATCTCATTTCCTGATTCGTCTAAAGAATGGTATGAGCAGCTCATTGAACTTGGGAATGAGTTTCGACAAGCATTGTTGTCTATTCGGGATTCAGTAGAAATAATGACCGAAACAGTACCAATGACTCCTGATCGACTTCAATTAATTGAGAATATATACCGAATTCTTATTAATGCTGGTTTTAGGTCAGAGGATGTTCCAGCTACGGCTAGTTTATTTAATAATTATGTTCTTTCATTTGTAAGAGATGAAATGATACAGGTTCAAATAGCTAAAATCCAAGGATTAGAGGTTAATGAAGCTTTTGAACAGGCAAGAAATATGTTTCAGTCTTTACCTGTTAGTAAATATCCGTCTTTAGTTGAACTTGCTGATTATTCAGTATCCATAAATAGTGACAAACAATTTGAATTTGGTCTTCAAGTTTTATTAGATGGACTTAATAAACGATTACAGCAATAG
- a CDS encoding DUF2269 family protein, with product MKGNNKKNKLNQRNWLLIFHLISTVLFVGGSFTQWILLISALTTNTPDVLKVSHHLMHIVDLSLIIPGLLGVIITGIFLSLKTHWGFFKHYWIITKEIITLITIGIGSILNIWVQGSIKITTEKGLNALDDPIYLHDRNMLIISAAIQTSLLVFVIVISVLKPNGREKQIR from the coding sequence TTGAAAGGGAATAATAAGAAAAACAAATTAAATCAAAGAAATTGGTTACTAATTTTTCATTTAATTTCAACCGTTCTATTTGTTGGAGGCAGCTTTACTCAATGGATTCTTTTGATTTCAGCTTTAACAACAAATACGCCTGATGTTTTAAAGGTTTCTCATCATCTAATGCATATTGTGGACCTATCATTGATAATACCTGGTCTTTTAGGAGTCATTATTACTGGTATATTCCTGTCTCTCAAGACACACTGGGGATTTTTTAAACATTACTGGATTATTACTAAAGAAATCATAACTTTAATTACTATAGGGATAGGTAGTATTTTAAATATCTGGGTTCAAGGTTCAATTAAAATTACTACTGAAAAAGGATTAAATGCGCTGGATGATCCAATATATCTTCATGACCGAAATATGCTAATAATCAGTGCCGCCATTCAGACCTCATTATTGGTTTTTGTCATTGTTATTTCTGTTTTGAAGCCAAACGGAAGGGAAAAACAAATTCGGTAA